In one Musa acuminata AAA Group cultivar baxijiao chromosome BXJ2-5, Cavendish_Baxijiao_AAA, whole genome shotgun sequence genomic region, the following are encoded:
- the LOC103983657 gene encoding serine/threonine-protein kinase ATG1t isoform X2, whose translation MMAEGLTNTAIAGDFEVRERLASVLWRAVHRKSGREVVVKQVNLSGLSRQLRDCLDCELNFLASVRHPNIIRLLDVIQDDGCIFLIFEFCPGGNLATFIQHTGHLNEDTVRKFMRQLGAGMEVMHVHHIIHRDLKPENILLSAPSCDAVLKIADFGFARVVHPGQHIDMVCGTSFYMAPEVMQFQKYDDKVDMWSLGAILFELLNGHPPYCGRNNVQNIRKSSSLPFSQSILSSFHADSLDLCTRLLCEDPVKRMSFDEFYHHRFLR comes from the exons ATGATGGCGGAGGGACTGACGAATACTGCCATCGCCGGCGATTTCGAGGTGAGGGAGAGGCTCGCGTCGGTTTTGTGGCGGGCGGTGCACCGGAAAAGCGGCCGAGAGGTGGTGGTGAAGCAGGTGAACCTCTCGGGGCTCAGCCGGCAACTGAGGGACTGCCTCGACTGTGAGCTCAACTTCCTGGCCAGCGTCAGGCACCCCAATATCATCCGCCTACTCGATGTGATCCAG GATGATGGATGCATATTCCTTATCTTCGAATTCTGCCCAGGTGGAAATTTAGCCACTTTCATTCAACACACTGGCCATCTCAACGAAGATACAGTCAGAAAATTCATGAGACAGCTAG GAGCTGGTATGGAGGTGATGCATGTTCACCATATTATTCATAGGGACTTGAAACCTGAG AATATACTGCTCTCTGCTCCCAGCTGCGATGCAGTGCTAAAGATAGCTGATTTTGGCTTTGCAAG AGTTGTTCATCCTGGTCAGCACATTGACATGGTTTGCGGAACATCTTTCTACATGGCTCCGGAAGTAATGCAGTTCCAGAAGTATGATGATAAG GTAGATATGTGGAGTCTTGGCGCAATTCTTTTTGAGCTTCTGAATGGGCATCCACCATATTGTGGCCGAAACAATGTTCAG AATATAAGGAAGAGTTCTTCGCTGCCATTTTCGCAGTCCATTCTCTCTAGCTTTCATGCTGACTCCCTTGACCTATGCACTAGGCTCTTGTGTGAAGATCCAG tAAAACGCATGTCCTTCGACGAGTTTTATCACCACAGATTCTTGAGATGA
- the LOC103983657 gene encoding serine/threonine-protein kinase ATG1t isoform X1, translated as MMAEGLTNTAIAGDFEVRERLASVLWRAVHRKSGREVVVKQVNLSGLSRQLRDCLDCELNFLASVRHPNIIRLLDVIQDDGCIFLIFEFCPGGNLATFIQHTGHLNEDTVRKFMRQLGAGMEVMHVHHIIHRDLKPENILLSAPSCDAVLKIADFGFARVVHPGQHIDMVCGTSFYMAPEVMQFQKYDDKVDMWSLGAILFELLNGHPPYCGRNNVQLLQNIRKSSSLPFSQSILSSFHADSLDLCTRLLCEDPVKRMSFDEFYHHRFLR; from the exons ATGATGGCGGAGGGACTGACGAATACTGCCATCGCCGGCGATTTCGAGGTGAGGGAGAGGCTCGCGTCGGTTTTGTGGCGGGCGGTGCACCGGAAAAGCGGCCGAGAGGTGGTGGTGAAGCAGGTGAACCTCTCGGGGCTCAGCCGGCAACTGAGGGACTGCCTCGACTGTGAGCTCAACTTCCTGGCCAGCGTCAGGCACCCCAATATCATCCGCCTACTCGATGTGATCCAG GATGATGGATGCATATTCCTTATCTTCGAATTCTGCCCAGGTGGAAATTTAGCCACTTTCATTCAACACACTGGCCATCTCAACGAAGATACAGTCAGAAAATTCATGAGACAGCTAG GAGCTGGTATGGAGGTGATGCATGTTCACCATATTATTCATAGGGACTTGAAACCTGAG AATATACTGCTCTCTGCTCCCAGCTGCGATGCAGTGCTAAAGATAGCTGATTTTGGCTTTGCAAG AGTTGTTCATCCTGGTCAGCACATTGACATGGTTTGCGGAACATCTTTCTACATGGCTCCGGAAGTAATGCAGTTCCAGAAGTATGATGATAAG GTAGATATGTGGAGTCTTGGCGCAATTCTTTTTGAGCTTCTGAATGGGCATCCACCATATTGTGGCCGAAACAATGTTCAG CTTCTACAGAATATAAGGAAGAGTTCTTCGCTGCCATTTTCGCAGTCCATTCTCTCTAGCTTTCATGCTGACTCCCTTGACCTATGCACTAGGCTCTTGTGTGAAGATCCAG tAAAACGCATGTCCTTCGACGAGTTTTATCACCACAGATTCTTGAGATGA
- the LOC135611971 gene encoding extensin-1-like produces MMGALGERKAFMACLFFSLAIVLISLSLPLQAQAFHHDHPPKEHHHHHPYPHNSPPPPPSPPYYYKSPPPRTHHHKPPLLPPPYHRISPPPPPPTHHHGPPLLPPPPPPYHHKSPPSSPPVYTSPPPSSPPVYKPPPPPPTHHYKPPLLPPPPPPPPYHHKSPPSSPPVYKSPPPSSPPVYKPPPPPPTHHHGPPLLPPPPPPYHHKSPPSSPPVYTSPPPSSPPVYKPPPPPPTHHYKPPLLPPPPPPPPYHHKSPPSSTPVYNPPLPPPTHHYKPPLLPPPRSPPPYHHKSPPSSPPVHNSPPPSSPPVYKSPPPSSPPVYKPPPPLPTHHHGSPLLPPPPPPYHHKSPPSYPPVYTSPPPSSPPVYKPPPPPPTHHYKPPLLPPPRSPPYHHKSPPSSPPVHNSPPPPTYKKKTPPPSHHKPPLPPSHVYASPSPPPRYH; encoded by the coding sequence ATGATGGGTGCATTGGGAGAGAGGAAGGCGTTCATGGCCTGCCTCTTCTTCTCACTTGCCATTGTGCTCATCTCTCTAAGTTTGCCCCTTCAAGCACAAGCATTCCACCATGACCATCCTCCAAAGGAGCACCATCATCACCACCCTTATCCGCACaactcaccaccaccacctccttcgCCTCCTTACTACTATAAATCACCACCACCACGTACCCACCACCACAAGCCTCCATTGCTTCCACCTCCTTACCACCGTatatcaccaccaccacctccacctaCCCACCACCACGGGCCTCCATTgcttccacctcctcctcctccatatcaTCACAAATCACCACCTTCATCTCCTCCGGTTTACACGTCGCCACCACCTTCATCTCCTCCGGTTTACAAgcctccaccacctccacctACCCACCACTACAAGCCACCATTacttccaccaccacctcctcctcctccatatcaTCACAAATCACCACCTTCATCTCCTCCGGTTTACAAGTCGCCACCACCTTCATCTCCTCCAGTTTACAAGCCGCCACCACCTCCGCCTACCCACCACCACGGGCCTCCATTgcttccacctcctcctcctccatatcaTCACAAATCACCACCTTCATCTCCTCCGGTTTACACGTCGCCACCACCTTCATCTCCTCCGGTTTACAAGCCGCCACCACCTCCACCTACCCACCACTACAAGCCACCATTgcttccaccaccacctcctcctcctccatatcaTCACAAATCACCACCTTCGTCTACTCCAGTTTACAACCCGCCACTACCTCCACCTACCCACCACTACAAGCCACCATTGCTTCCACCACCACGTTCTCCTCCTCCATATCATCACAAATCACCTCCTTCATCTCCTCCAGTTCACAACTCGCCACCACCTTCATCTCCTCCGGTTTACAAGTCGCCACCACCTTCATCTCCTCCGGTTTACAAGCCGCCACCACCTCTACCTACCCACCACCACGGGTCTCCATTgcttccacctcctcctcctccatatcaTCACAAATCACCACCTTCATATCCTCCGGTTTACACGTCGCCACCACCTTCATCTCCTCCGGTTTACAAGCCGCCACCACCTCCACCTACCCACCACTACAAGCCACCATTGCTTCCACCACCACGTTCTCCTCCATATCATCACAAATCACCTCCGTCATCTCCTCCAGTTCACAACTCGCCACCACCTCCTACCTACAAAAAGAAAACACCACCTCCGTCTCACCACAAGCCACCACTCCCTCCATCCCATGTATACGCttcaccttctcctcctcctcgttacCACTAG
- the LOC103983658 gene encoding U-box domain-containing protein 29, with the protein MGRRREKGGRVDGLEVKLPSFFRCPISLEVMRSPVSLCTGVTYDRDSIQRWLDSGHRTCPTTRLPLPSPVHLVPNLTLRRLIHLWSSPHLLPPPPPPSSPDDLLLDLRSSSSDTLPLLDRLSAFFSSPATDDSEKDRLASSVHFAPALVSRVVDDNAGLEALRAAVRVLALVLGMESRRELAIAALFADLDGSVSALLKVLKSRDGAEEYRIDAATVLESILSSPSCDGERRILIVEKPDLFPELVRLIDPPDTMDPAAADAGLRCLLAAAKGRHARAGMARAGAVPALARALTAAELPATTAERALKAMEAAARSTEGRAAVCEAAEACVGAVMERVLKVGREGREAAVAVLWAACVAAEDRRAREAVAVARGGAAKILVVMQGGCSPAAARMARELLRVFKVDAESCSVGYDTKTTHIMPY; encoded by the coding sequence atggggaggaggagagagaagggAGGGAGAGTGGATGGGCTGGAGGTGAAATTGCCGAGCTTCTTCCGGTGCCCGATATCGCTGGAGGTGATGAGGTCGCCCGTCAGTCTGTGCACCGGCGTCACCTACGACCGGGACTCGATCCAGCGGTGGCTCGACTCCGGCCACCGGACCTGCCCTACCACCCGccttcccctcccctcccccgtCCACCTCGTCCCCAACCTCACCCTCCGCCGCCTCATCCACCTCTGGTCCTCCCCTCACCTCCTTCCCCCGCCTCCCCCGCCCTCCTCCCCCGACGACCTCCTCCTTGACCTCCGATCCTCTTCCTCCGACACCCTCCCTCTCCTCGACCGTCTCTCCGCCTTCTTCTCCTCCCCCGCCACCGACGACTCCGAAAAGGACCGCCTTGCCTCCTCGGTGCACTTCGCCCCCGCCCTCGTCTCCCGTGTCGTCGATGATAACGCCGGATTAGAAGCCCTGCGAGCGGCCGTCAGGGTCCTCGCTCTGGTCCTGGGAATGGAGAGCCGCAGAGAACTCGCGATCGCGGCGCTCTTCGCGGACCTCGATGGGTCCGTCTCCGCGCTCCTCAAAGTCCTCAAGAGCCGCGACGGGGCGGAAGAATACCGAATCGACGCGGCTACGGTTCTCGAGTCGATCCTGTCGTCTCCTTCTTGTGACGGCGAGAGGAGGATCTTGATCGTGGAGAAGCCGGATCTTTTCCCGGAGCTCGTCCGCTTGATCGACCCGCCGGACACGATGGACCCGGCGGCCGCAGACGCGGGGCTGCGGTGCCTGCTCGCAGCGGCCAAGGGGAGGCACGCGCGGGCGGGAATGGCTCGTGCCGGGGCTGTGCCCGCGCTCGCGAGGGCGCTGACGGCCGCGGAGCTGCCCGCCACGACGGCAGAGCGGGCGCTAAAAGCGATGGAGGCCGCGGCGAGAAGCACAGAGGGGAGAGCGGCGGTATGCGAGGCCGCAGAGGCGTGCGTGGGGGCGGTGATGGAGAGGGTGCTGAAGGTGGGGCGGGAGGGGAGGGAGGCGGCGGTGGCTGTGCTGTGGGCGGCGTGCGTGGCGGCGGAGGACCGGCGGGCGAGggaggcggtggcggtggcgagaGGCGGCGCGGCGAAGATACTGGTGGTGATGCAGGGCGGGTGCTCGCCGGCTGCGGCGAGGATGGCCAGGGAGCTGCTCCGGGTCTTCAAGGTGGACGCCGAGAGCTGCAGCGTGGGCTACGACACCAAGACGACCCACATCATGCCTTACTAA
- the LOC103983656 gene encoding histone H3.2, giving the protein MARTKQTARKSTGGKAPRKQLATKAARKSAPATGGVKKPHRFRPGTVALREIRKYQKSTELLIRKLPFQRLVREIAQDFKTDLRFQSSAVAALQEAAEAYLVGLFEDTNLCAIHAKRVTIMPKDIQLARRIRGERA; this is encoded by the coding sequence ATGGCCAGGACGAAGCAGACGGCACGGAAGTCCACGGGCGGCAAGGCGCCGCGGAAGCAACTGGCGACGAAGGCGGCGAGGAAGTCCGCCCCCGCAACCGGCGGCGTAAAAAAGCCCCACCGTTTCCGCCCCGGGACGGTGGCGCTGAGGGAGATCCGCAAGTACCAGAAGAGCACGGAGCTGCTCATCCGGAAGTTGCCCTTTCAACGCCTTGTCCGCGAGATCGCGCAGGACTTCAAGACCGATCTCCGCTTCCAGAGCTCCGCCGTCGCGGCCCTCCAGGAGGCGGCCGAGGCCTACCTCGTCGGTCTCTTCGAGGACACCAACCTCTGCGCCATCCACGCCAAGAGGGTCACCATCATGCCCAAGGACATTCAGCTCGCCCGTCGGATCCGCGGTGAGAGGGCATGA
- the LOC135611969 gene encoding dof zinc finger protein DOF1.2-like encodes MLSSNDNVLSYAPPVVADRRWKPIVELAPNCPRCHSSNTKFCYYNNYSLSQPRYFCKGCRRYWTKGGSLRNVPVGGGCRKSRRAKSTKPSTVSPVAGSITNSSPPLLPGPIRPDLMLNEMVSDSCMTRAATIDDSTAPADGSAIDLQALYARYSNQRPQTEIGPATAETQLAEGDHEPVGSVGTSSESSSCNQVFSQPMEEEEEEAIALLRQVDLPYNIEHSRLPLDLTGPVEWPMQPVTNYVSLDCPSGSGLIYEEFESFAVGGMHHQQSPLNDDWSLLDYSSLDAFDRC; translated from the coding sequence ATGCTTTCATCGAACGATAACGTGCTCTCTTACGCCCCGCCAGTGGTGGCGGACCGGCGGTGGAAGCCCATCGTCGAGCTCGCGCCGAACTGCCCCCGCTGCCACTCCtccaacaccaagttctgctactacaacaactacagcctCAGCCAGCCGCGCTACTTCTGCAAGGGCTGCCGGCGGTACTGGACCAAGGGCGGATCGCTCCGCAACGTGCCGGTGGGCGGCGGCTGCCGTAAGAGCCGCCGGGCCAAGTCAACGAAGCCGTCCACCGTCTCTCCGGTGGCCGGCAGCATCACAAACTCCTCACCCCCCCTCCTCCCTGGTCCGATCCGCCCCGACCTCATGCTGAACGAGATGGTGAGTGACTCATGCATGACTCGGGCGGCGACGATTGACGACTCGACCGCCCCCGCCGACGGATCCGCCATCGATCTCCAGGCCTTATACGCCAGGTACTCGAATCAGCGTCCGCAGACGGAGATAGGCCCGGCCACGGCGGAAACACAGCTCGCGGAAGGTGATCATGAGCCGGTGGGCTCAGTTGGAACGTCGAGCGAGTCGAGTTCATGCAACCAGGTGTTCTCCCAGccgatggaagaagaagaagaagaagccatagCGCTACTGAGGCAGGTGGATCTGCCATACAACATCGAACACTCTCGTCTGCCTTTGGATCTAACCGGTCCTGTAGAGTGGCCAATGCAACCTGTGACCAACTACGTATCCCTGGATTGTCCGAGTGGTTCAGGTCTGATCTATGAAGAGTTTGAATCATTCGCAGTAGGTGGCATGCACCATCAACAGAGCCCGCTTAACGATGACTGGAGCTTACTGGACTACTCGAGTTTGGATGCCTTCGACAGATGCTGA
- the LOC135611968 gene encoding E3 ubiquitin-protein ligase PUB23-like → MEPSEIPSYFLCPISLEIMRDPVTLPTGITFDRDSIERWILDAKHSTCPVTRRPLPDCELTPNHTLRRLIQAWCALHSPSGVEMFPTPRTPVGKRQIAELLEASMAPQSRLTSLRKLKAVVSESHRNKRYVETTPGVIDFAAFVIVNYASNSVEDEEETRACDEALIILQTLEISQEGLLDLLAKNANIIESLTTILRRSNGQSRSYATLLLISLLGVFSPARSIGLHAELFQEMVNVLRDRISHQATKAALHALVRLCPWGTNRTKAVEAGAVHVLVELLLEDTERRVTELVLVALDRLCGCAEGRTELVRHRAAIPAVSKKILQVSQLASEKAVRILHTVARHSPAAELLEEMLQLGVVTKLCLVLRVGCGGKTEEKARQILRLHSRVWMHSLCLHPHLRLSYPTL, encoded by the coding sequence ATGGAGCCGTCGGAGATCCCTTCCTACTTCCTCTGCCCCATCTCTCTCGAGATCATGAGAGACCCGGTGACTCTGCCCACCGGCATCACCTTCGACCGCGACAGCATCGAGCGGTGGATCCTGGACGCCAAGCACAGCACATGTCCGGTCACGAGACGGCCTCTGCCGGACTGCGAGCTCACCCCCAACCACACTCTCCGCCGGTTGATCCAGGCGTGGTGCGCCCTCCACTCCCCCAGCGGTGTCGAGATGTTCCCGACTCCGAGGACCCCCGTCGGCAAGCGGCAGATCGCCGAACTGCTTGAAGCCTCCATGGCGCCCCAAAGCCGACTCACCTCCCTGCGAAAGCTGAAGGCCGTCGTCTCCGAGAGCCACAGGAACAAGCGGTACGTCGAGACCACTCCTGGCGTAATCGACTTCGCAGCCTTTGTCATAGTGAACTACGCATCGAACTCAgtcgaagacgaagaagaaaccAGAGCTTGTGACGAAGCACTCATTATACTTCAGACTCTTGAGATCTCCCAAGAAGGACTGCTCGATCTTTTGGCGAAGAACGCCAACATAATCGAGTCGTTGACGACGATTCTGCGACGATCGAACGGTCAATCACGAAGCTACGCGACTCTGCTTCTGATATCTTTACTCGGAGTGTTCTCCCCGGCACGATCGATCGGCCTCCACGCAGAGCTATTCCAGGAGATGGTGAACGTGTTACGTGACCGGATCTCGCACCAGGCCACCAAGGCGGCGTTGCATGCGCTCGTCCGGCTATGCCCATGGGGAACCAACCGAACCAAGGCCGTGGAAGCCGGCGCCGTCCATGTTCTGGTCGAGCTCCTCCTCGAAGATACCGAGAGGAGAGTCACCGAGCTGGTGCTCGTGGCGCTGGACCGGCTCTGCGGGTGCGCGGAGGGGCGGACGGAGCTGGTCCGCCATAGGGCGGCCATCCCTGCGGTGTCCAAGAAGATCCTGCAGGTGTCGCAGCTGGCGAGCGAGAAGGCGGTGAGGATATTGCACACGGTGGCGCGGCACTCGCCGGCGGCGGAGTTGCTGGAGGAGATGCTGCAGCTGGGGGTGGTGACCAAGCTCTGCCTGGTACTACGAGTTGGCTGTGGGGGGAAGACGGAGGAGAAGGCCAGGCAGATCCTAAGGTTGCATTCAAGGGTGTGGATGCACTCTCTATGTTTACATCCTCATCTCAGGCTCTCTTACCCAACTCTTTAA
- the LOC103983763 gene encoding protein SMAX1-LIKE 3-like, producing the protein MRGGCTVQQALTPEAATVVMQAVSLAQQRGHAQVTPLHVANIMLSSSTGLLRVACLQSHSHPLRCKALELCFNVALNRLPTSSSSGSILSSYPHHHHHHPALSNALVAAFKRAQAHQRRGSVEIQQQPLLVVKIELQQLIISILDDPSVSRVMREAGFSSTQVKSNVEQAISVENSVPSSGPYKPPGNDYALSPLAKKSRSSDEVRNEEVDSVMESLVRGRKKSVVIVGECKATCESVVRRIMERVENGDVPEALRALHFRNLSLTSYGQLSREEVEERIRELRRLVKGRSTVLYLGDLKCTTDFKISRGEKEGNPYCPLEHAIMELGRLASNGVEGECGGGRTWLLGIATYQTYMACISGLPSLGTLWDVQPLFVPGGGSLELSLSFDSGVERQSRSKELGVGPCWQLEEDRSRKKNAGNCADCCSTFQGPKDLVSGGHGTMASSLPSWLRRFEERGSTSSDSPDSLQLYGLSKKWNTMCNSVQKLHCHHPRKAQFLSWSSPSSSLHHTPQDWPVTGNNKDSSSEFHFWLPGNAHKDDEEQLLPSTSGKHYPTIDSMEVEYTSRFKELNAENLKTLCSALEEQVPWQKDIISDIASTILQCRSGMLRRKERLQSQGTKQETWLFFQGSDFEGKVKIAMEVGRLVFGSFTDFISIGPCTLSSRSDSEATRSYFERFGEAVRDNPHRVILMEDVEQADEHSREGIKNAIRRGRILSCSSEEEVSVSDAIIIFTSESHGSRSSACSPTAKPRLDELVEEGEDSKHTESFVLDLNLSATDDTEDWSSDGVRLSEIVDRTFLLKLPQSI; encoded by the exons ATGAGAGGAGGTTGTACAGTGCAACAAGCACTGACACCAGAAGCAGCAACAGTGGTGATGCAAGCAGTAAGCCTGGCGCAGCAGCGAGGGCATGCGCAGGTGACGCCGCTGCATGTGGCTAACATCATGCTCTCTTCCTCCACCGGCCTCCTGCGAGTGGCCTGCCTCCAGTCCCACTCCCATCCTCTCCGCTGCAAAGCCCTCGAGCTCTGCTTCAACGTCGCGCTCAACCGTCtccccacctcctcctcctcaggcTCGATTCTAAGCTCCTAcccacaccaccaccaccaccatcctgCCCTGTCCAATGCCCTGGTGGCTGCTTTCAAGAGAGCTCAGGCCCACCAGCGCCGGGGATCCGTCGAGATCCAGCAACAGCCGCTGCTCGTCGTCAAGATAGAGCTGCAGCAGCTCATCATCTCCATCTTAGACGACCCCAGCGTCAGCAGAGTCATGAGGGAGGCTGGCTTCTCAAGTACCCAAGTGAAGAGCAACGTGGAGCAAGCTATATCTGTAGAGAATAGTGTCCCAAGTTCTGGGCCTTACAAACCCCCCGGCAACGACTACGCTCTCTCACCATTAGCAAAGAAATCAAGGTCTTCCGATGAAGTGAGGAACGAGGAAGTCGACAGTGTCATGGAGTCCTTGGtgagagggaggaagaagagtgtTGTGATCGTAGGGGAGTGCAAGGCCACCTGTGAGTCTGTCGTCAGAAGGATAATGGAAAGAGTTGAGAACGGGGACGTGCCTGAGGCTTTGAGGGCTCTCCACTTCAGAAACCTCTCGCTGACTTCCTATGGGCAGTTATCAAGGGAAGAGGTCGAGGAGAGAATTAGAGAACTGAGGCGCCTCGTGAAGGGAAGAAGCACTGTTCTTTACTTGGGAGATTTGAAGTGCACAACCGACTTTAAGATTAGTCGTGGGGAGAAGGAAGGAAACCCGTACTGCCCCTTGGAGCATGCGATCATGGAGCTTGGCAGGTTGGCCTCCAATGGCGTCGAGGGGGAGTGTGGTGGTGGGAGAACATGGCTTTTGGGGATTGCCACATACCAGACTTACATGGCTTGCATCTCTGGGCTTCCTTCTTTGGGAACTCTTTGGGATGTCCAGCCTTTGTTTGTTCCTGGTGGTGGAAGCTTGGAGTTAAGCCTCAGCTTCGACAG TGGTGTAGAAAGGCAATCGAGGAGCAAGGAACTTGGAGTGGGACCTTGTTGGCAATTAGAAGAAGATCGAAGCAGGAAAAAGAATGCTGGTAATTGTGCTGATTGCTGCAGCACATTTCAAGGACCAAAAGACCTTGTCAGCGGTGGACATGGTACGATGGCCTCAAGTCTGCCTTCATGGCTTCGACGGTTTGAAGAGAGAGGAAGCACATCAAGTGATAGCCCG GACTCTCTCCAGCTTTATGGCCTATCCAAGAAGTGGAACACCATGTGCAACTCAGTGCAGAAGCTCCATTGTCACCACCCCAGGAAAGCACAGTTCTTGTCATGGAGTTCTCCGTCTTCTTCCTTGCACCATACTCCTCAAGATTGGCCAGTCACAGGGAACAACAAGGACTCCTCCTCAGAATTCCACTTTTGGTTACCTGGAAACGCCCATAAAGATGATGAGGAGCAACTGCTGCCATCCACTAGTGGCAAACACTACCCTACCATTGATTCCATGGAAGTGGAATATACCTCGAGGTTCAAGGAGCTGAATGCTGAGAATCTAAAGACACTGTGCAGTGCATTGGAGGAGCAGGTGCCATGGCAGAAGGACATCATCTCTGACATAGCAAGCACTATTCTGCAATGCCGATCGGGGATGCTGAGGAGGAAGGAGAGACTGCAATCACAGGGGACCAAGCAAGAGACATGGCTGTTCTTCCAAGGTAGCGACTTCGAAGGCAAAGTAAAGATCGCAATGGAGGTCGGCAGACTAGTTTTTGGCTCGTTTACTGACTTCATTTCGATCGGTCCGTGCACTCTCTCATCAAGATCTGATTCAGAAGCAACCCGTAGCTATTTCGAGAGGTTTGGAGAAGCAGTCAGAGACAATCCTCACAGAGTTATCCTAATGGAAGACGTGGAGCAAGCAGACGAGCACTCACGAGAAGGGATTAAAAACGCGATACGACGAGGGAGAATTCTGAGCTGCAGCTCGGAGGAGGAGGTCAGTGTAAGCGATGCCATCATCATCTTCACCAGCGAAAGCCATGGCTCAAGATCGAGTGCATGCTCTCCTACAGCTAAGCCAAGATTGGATGAGCTTGTAGAGGAAGGAGAGGATTCGAAGCACACAGAATCCTTTGTTCTAGATTTGAATCTTTCTGCCACTGATGACACGGAGGATTGGTCATCCGATGGTGTGAGGCTTTCCGAAATAGTTGACAGAACATTCCTCTTGAAGCTGCCACAAAGCATTTGA